A portion of the Bacteroides faecium genome contains these proteins:
- a CDS encoding polysaccharide biosynthesis/export family protein has product MNRLNKQLFWLMLTFLLVACQSYKKVPYLQDVEVIEQTTQQEKMYDAKIMPKDLLTIVVSCTSPELAMPFNLTIASQVNVNEMSKYTTAQPTLQTYLVSNEGTIDFPVLGELKLGGLTKKQAEQMIVEKLKPYIKEIPIVTVRMVNYKISVIGEVARPGTFTINNEKVNLLEALAMAGDMTVYGLRDNVKLIREDNNGKQQIITLDLNKAETILSPYYWLQQNDILYVTPNKAKARNSDIGNSTSLWFSATSILVSLASLLVTILK; this is encoded by the coding sequence ATGAATAGATTAAATAAACAATTATTTTGGTTGATGTTGACTTTTCTTTTGGTTGCATGTCAATCGTATAAAAAAGTACCATATCTGCAGGATGTCGAGGTCATAGAGCAGACTACACAACAGGAGAAAATGTATGATGCGAAGATTATGCCAAAAGATTTGTTGACTATTGTTGTATCATGTACTAGTCCGGAATTGGCTATGCCATTTAATCTTACTATTGCAAGTCAGGTAAATGTTAATGAAATGAGTAAATATACAACAGCTCAGCCCACGTTACAAACTTATTTGGTGAGTAACGAAGGTACTATTGATTTCCCTGTATTAGGAGAACTGAAGTTAGGCGGATTGACGAAGAAACAGGCAGAGCAAATGATTGTAGAAAAACTGAAGCCTTATATAAAGGAGATTCCGATTGTTACAGTACGCATGGTGAATTACAAGATTTCTGTCATTGGCGAGGTTGCCCGTCCGGGGACATTCACTATCAATAACGAAAAGGTTAATTTATTGGAAGCTTTGGCAATGGCAGGAGATATGACAGTATATGGACTTCGTGACAATGTAAAGTTGATTCGTGAAGATAACAATGGTAAACAACAGATTATAACACTTGATCTCAATAAAGCTGAAACTATTTTATCCCCTTATTATTGGCTGCAACAAAATGACATACTCTATGTGACTCCGAATAAAGCGAAGGCACGCAATTCGGATATTGGTAACAGCACAAGCCTTTGGTTCTCGGCTACTTCTATATTGGTATCATTAGCAAGCCTGTTAGTAACAATTTTGAAATAA
- a CDS encoding UDP-N-acetyl glucosamine 2-epimerase codes for MSYSNVKFQNNGKLKLLIIAGTRPEIIRLAAVINKCRQYFDCILAHTGQNYDYNLNGVFFKDLKLKDPEVYMDTVGDDLGATVGNIINYSYKLMAQIRPDALLILGDTNSCLSAISAKRLHIPIFHMEAGNRCKDECLPEETNRRIVDIISDVNMCYSEHARRYLDENGLPKERTYVTGSPMAEVIHANLHDIEASDILERLGLEKKQYMLLSAHREENIDTEKNFLSLFNAINAIAEKYNMPILYSCHPRSKKRLEQSGFKLNASVIQHEPLGFHDYNCLQMNAAAVISDSGTLPEESSFFVSIKRPFPAVCIRTSTERPEALDKACFVLAGIDSESLLQAVDMAITMNANGDYGLPVPDYVEENVSTKVVNLIQSYTGVVDKMVWRKY; via the coding sequence ATGAGCTATTCAAATGTCAAATTTCAGAATAACGGGAAATTGAAACTCTTAATTATTGCCGGAACTCGTCCTGAAATTATTCGTCTTGCCGCAGTGATAAACAAATGCCGTCAATATTTTGACTGTATTTTAGCACATACCGGTCAGAATTATGATTATAATTTAAATGGTGTTTTCTTCAAGGATTTGAAATTGAAAGATCCAGAGGTGTACATGGACACTGTAGGAGATGATTTAGGGGCAACGGTGGGTAATATAATTAATTATAGTTACAAATTGATGGCACAGATACGTCCGGATGCATTGTTAATCTTAGGTGATACAAATTCTTGTTTATCTGCTATATCTGCCAAACGTCTTCATATTCCGATTTTTCATATGGAAGCGGGCAATCGCTGTAAAGATGAGTGTTTGCCGGAAGAAACGAACCGCCGTATTGTGGATATTATTTCAGATGTCAATATGTGTTATAGTGAACATGCACGTCGCTATTTAGATGAGAATGGGCTTCCCAAAGAGCGTACTTATGTGACAGGTTCACCTATGGCAGAAGTAATTCATGCTAATTTGCACGACATTGAAGCATCAGATATATTGGAACGTTTGGGATTGGAGAAAAAACAATATATGCTGCTTTCCGCTCATCGTGAAGAGAATATTGACACGGAGAAAAATTTTCTTTCTTTATTCAATGCTATCAATGCTATTGCAGAGAAGTATAATATGCCAATTCTTTATTCTTGTCATCCTCGTTCAAAAAAACGTTTGGAACAGAGCGGATTTAAACTGAATGCATCTGTCATACAGCATGAGCCTCTTGGTTTTCACGATTATAATTGCCTTCAAATGAATGCTGCTGCTGTGATTTCCGACAGTGGCACATTACCTGAAGAGAGTTCTTTCTTTGTTTCTATAAAGCGTCCGTTTCCTGCAGTGTGTATCCGTACAAGCACGGAACGCCCCGAGGCATTGGATAAAGCTTGCTTTGTCTTAGCCGGAATTGATTCAGAGTCGTTGTTACAGGCTGTAGATATGGCTATCACGATGAATGCAAATGGTGATTATGGTCTTCCTGTGCCGGATTATGTAGAAGAGAATGTTTCCACCAAAGTCGTAAATCTAATTCAGAGCTATACGGGAGTGGTTGATAAGATGGTTTGGCGAAAATATTGA
- a CDS encoding WbuC family cupin fold metalloprotein — protein MKIIGKSIVAEVHKQARVSERLRMNYNIHESLDEDIHKLLNSLQPETIMPIHRHLHPSKKETFVLLQGAIEVLRYDDNKTIVERHLMSSESGNIICEIMPGEWHSLRVLESDTLILEIKKGPYIPFQDIDLLK, from the coding sequence ATGAAAATAATTGGAAAATCTATTGTTGCAGAAGTACATAAGCAAGCGAGAGTATCAGAACGATTACGTATGAATTATAACATTCATGAATCTTTAGATGAAGATATTCATAAACTTTTAAACTCTTTGCAGCCTGAAACTATTATGCCTATTCATCGTCATCTGCACCCATCTAAGAAAGAAACATTTGTTTTGTTACAGGGGGCAATAGAAGTTTTACGATATGATGACAATAAAACAATTGTCGAACGTCATCTGATGAGTAGCGAAAGTGGCAATATTATTTGTGAAATAATGCCTGGTGAATGGCATTCACTCAGAGTCTTGGAATCTGATACCTTAATTTTAGAAATAAAAAAGGGACCATACATTCCTTTTCAAGACATTGATTTATTAAAATAG
- a CDS encoding glycoside hydrolase family 76 protein — MTLSNTTTKILLKLKLYCESQHFKGWDPYDGLNSKLFHAFPLLKKSALCRLIIIQGFKRCPINLRSVAFVPKEYNAKGIGLFLQGYCNLYTVVCKSPELEIEFGTKAVLLKQIGELANLLISLQSKGYAGACWGYNFDWQARRLFLFPKYTPTVVATNFCATALMEAYEVTGNKEFLNVALSAANFVMNDLHRVDCNGGFLFSYSPLKGNDTVFNASLLGSKLLSYCYHYTGNELYKKAARKSVIACCNAQKEDGSWVYGMFPVQSWIDSFHTGYNLDGLIAYEEQTGDRAYHLHIEKGFNFYISHFFEEDGTPKYYHNQMYPIDIHCPGQLFITLHRLHKFNENQEMAEKVLNWTIKNMQDKKGYFYYQLKKGISSKISYMRWSNAFMFNALSYYILSLCKTKE, encoded by the coding sequence ATGACATTAAGTAATACTACTACTAAAATATTACTGAAACTTAAATTGTACTGTGAATCACAGCACTTTAAGGGATGGGATCCTTATGATGGATTGAATTCGAAACTTTTTCATGCATTTCCTCTTTTAAAGAAGTCTGCTTTATGCAGATTAATCATCATTCAGGGATTTAAAAGATGCCCTATTAATTTGCGTTCTGTAGCATTCGTTCCTAAAGAATATAATGCAAAAGGAATAGGGCTATTCCTACAAGGATATTGTAATTTATATACAGTGGTTTGTAAATCTCCTGAGCTGGAAATTGAGTTTGGAACAAAGGCGGTGTTGTTGAAACAAATCGGAGAGCTGGCAAATTTATTGATCTCACTCCAATCGAAAGGTTACGCCGGTGCTTGTTGGGGATATAATTTTGACTGGCAAGCACGACGATTGTTTTTATTTCCTAAATATACACCTACCGTAGTAGCAACAAACTTTTGTGCTACAGCATTGATGGAAGCTTATGAAGTTACAGGCAACAAGGAGTTCTTGAATGTGGCACTTTCTGCTGCAAACTTTGTTATGAATGATTTACACCGAGTTGATTGCAATGGTGGTTTTTTATTCTCGTATAGTCCACTCAAAGGTAACGATACAGTATTTAATGCTTCATTGTTAGGTAGTAAGCTATTAAGCTATTGTTATCATTATACAGGAAACGAATTGTATAAGAAAGCTGCAAGAAAGTCGGTGATTGCTTGTTGTAATGCACAGAAAGAGGATGGTTCGTGGGTGTATGGGATGTTTCCCGTACAATCATGGATTGATAGTTTCCATACAGGCTACAATCTGGATGGTTTGATAGCATATGAAGAACAGACAGGAGATAGAGCATATCATTTGCATATTGAAAAAGGATTTAATTTTTATATCAGTCATTTTTTTGAAGAGGATGGTACTCCTAAGTATTACCATAATCAAATGTATCCGATAGATATTCATTGTCCGGGGCAGTTGTTTATTACTTTACATAGATTGCATAAGTTTAATGAAAATCAGGAAATGGCTGAGAAAGTGCTGAATTGGACAATAAAGAATATGCAAGATAAAAAAGGATATTTCTATTATCAACTTAAAAAAGGAATAAGCTCGAAGATTTCTTATATGCGTTGGAGTAATGCATTTATGTTTAATGCTTTAAGTTATTATATATTATCGCTATGCAAGACAAAAGAGTAA
- a CDS encoding WecB/TagA/CpsF family glycosyltransferase codes for MQDKRVILNGVKVHPFKAFSELLEYVKGRKGILVAINAEKILHATNQTRDIINRNIGYCDGIGAVMALKQHGYKDVVKIPGCELWLKIIASLYEERKSFYLVGGRQDVIESTVEKLQKEFPGINIANYRNGYIKTETEKQALIADIVTRKPDVVFVAMGSPKQELLMEEMFQQHIAIYQGLGGSFDVYTGNVKRAPKWWIDHNLEFAYRLVKQPSRIKRQIHLIRFLQLVRMGKI; via the coding sequence ATGCAAGACAAAAGAGTAATATTGAATGGTGTAAAAGTACATCCCTTCAAGGCTTTTTCAGAACTATTGGAATATGTGAAAGGCCGTAAAGGTATTTTGGTAGCTATCAATGCTGAAAAGATTCTGCATGCTACAAATCAGACACGGGATATCATCAATCGAAATATTGGTTACTGTGATGGTATTGGCGCTGTGATGGCTTTGAAACAACATGGATATAAGGATGTTGTTAAAATTCCGGGGTGTGAACTCTGGCTGAAGATAATAGCTTCTTTATATGAAGAGAGAAAAAGTTTTTATTTAGTCGGTGGTAGGCAGGACGTGATTGAAAGTACGGTAGAGAAGTTGCAGAAGGAATTTCCAGGTATTAATATTGCCAACTATCGAAATGGTTATATCAAGACAGAGACGGAAAAGCAAGCATTGATTGCTGATATTGTGACAAGGAAGCCGGATGTGGTGTTTGTAGCTATGGGCTCTCCAAAACAAGAGTTGCTTATGGAGGAAATGTTTCAACAACACATAGCTATTTATCAAGGGCTGGGAGGAAGTTTCGACGTGTATACGGGAAATGTGAAACGTGCGCCCAAATGGTGGATAGATCATAATTTAGAGTTTGCATATCGATTAGTGAAACAGCCGTCGCGAATAAAGCGTCAGATTCATTTGATACGCTTTCTTCAGTTGGTGAGAATGGGCAAGATTTAA
- a CDS encoding AAC(3) family N-acetyltransferase, producing MVNIKSFLKGVLSPELRSHLKRLKRHLKERMKGDVPQTSLDELKGILVNDLGLQSGDKIIVSSGFGNLNAKYSPQEVIELLQSIVTKNGVIMMAYYPPMNSDEWAKGNHIFDMKNTKSGMGILTNVFSKMPDVYKSIHPTKAVCVWGKNAQIFAGGHENSQTPFYWDSPYGKLLKEECKSLGLGVKNIPAFHALEDVLSKDKAEWYLSDKFLLKVRLENGEEKDVKTYIHNSKLMNSAISPGDYVASLHCKTYKRVDFGFSFIYVVDNTDLYNEVKIKYEQNITRLKK from the coding sequence ATGGTAAATATAAAGTCTTTTTTGAAAGGAGTTTTATCTCCAGAGTTGAGGAGCCATTTGAAAAGATTAAAACGCCATCTTAAGGAACGGATGAAAGGTGATGTCCCTCAAACATCTCTCGATGAGTTGAAGGGGATATTAGTAAATGATTTGGGCTTACAATCTGGGGATAAAATCATAGTATCTTCAGGATTCGGTAATTTGAACGCAAAATATTCTCCTCAAGAAGTAATAGAACTACTTCAATCGATTGTTACCAAAAATGGTGTGATAATGATGGCTTATTACCCCCCGATGAATTCTGATGAATGGGCGAAAGGTAATCATATATTTGATATGAAGAACACTAAGTCAGGTATGGGAATTTTAACTAATGTTTTTTCTAAAATGCCAGATGTTTATAAAAGTATTCATCCAACAAAAGCAGTTTGTGTGTGGGGCAAGAATGCCCAAATTTTTGCAGGAGGACATGAAAATAGCCAAACCCCATTTTATTGGGATTCTCCTTATGGAAAATTATTAAAAGAGGAGTGTAAGTCTTTAGGATTGGGCGTAAAGAATATTCCAGCTTTTCATGCGTTAGAAGATGTATTATCAAAAGATAAAGCAGAGTGGTATTTGTCTGATAAGTTTTTATTGAAAGTAAGGTTGGAGAATGGAGAAGAGAAAGATGTGAAAACATATATTCACAATAGTAAATTAATGAATTCAGCAATTAGTCCAGGAGATTATGTTGCATCACTTCATTGCAAAACTTACAAAAGAGTAGATTTTGGTTTTTCTTTTATATATGTGGTGGACAACACAGATCTTTATAATGAGGTGAAGATTAAGTATGAACAAAATATTACTCGACTTAAAAAATGA
- a CDS encoding helix-turn-helix domain-containing protein has product MEKKTPLNIGLEILGNLDIVRHNEFRFISPHFGFVHSFAKLESSLVTLDQPYRIKEGRVAIIKQGYARVLINLIEQTFQPDKMLLIVPNSILQLIEVSPDFDMQMVAMDSEFLPIIGKDDFFTHLSQLQKNIILSLTPQESQQFKSYFDLMWNILQESFFRREVIQHLLVSLLYNIEYLANNNQKTQNYQTRQEEIFQRFISLVNTYSKKERNVVFYANKLCLTPRYLNTVVRQASQQTVMDWINQSIILEAKVLLKHSNLLVYQISDELNFPNPSFFCKFFKRITGITPREYQNPE; this is encoded by the coding sequence ATGGAGAAGAAAACACCTTTGAATATAGGATTGGAAATATTAGGGAATCTGGATATCGTCCGGCATAATGAGTTCCGTTTTATATCACCGCATTTCGGATTTGTACACAGCTTTGCAAAATTAGAATCGAGTCTTGTCACATTAGATCAGCCATACCGAATCAAAGAAGGACGTGTTGCGATTATCAAACAGGGGTATGCACGGGTACTAATTAACCTGATAGAACAAACTTTCCAGCCAGACAAGATGTTGCTAATAGTTCCCAATTCTATTCTTCAGCTCATCGAGGTATCTCCTGATTTTGATATGCAAATGGTGGCAATGGATTCTGAATTTCTTCCTATAATCGGAAAGGATGATTTCTTTACCCATCTCTCACAATTACAGAAAAATATTATATTATCCCTGACACCGCAGGAAAGCCAGCAATTTAAAAGTTATTTTGACCTCATGTGGAATATATTACAAGAATCGTTCTTCCGCCGGGAAGTCATTCAGCATTTACTGGTCAGCCTCTTATATAATATAGAATACCTTGCCAATAACAACCAGAAAACACAAAACTACCAAACACGCCAGGAAGAAATCTTCCAGCGTTTCATCTCTTTGGTCAATACTTATAGTAAGAAAGAGCGTAACGTTGTTTTTTATGCAAACAAACTATGTCTCACTCCACGCTATCTCAATACGGTCGTCCGACAAGCCAGCCAACAAACAGTAATGGACTGGATAAACCAGTCCATTATACTAGAAGCTAAAGTATTGCTAAAGCATAGCAACCTGCTTGTTTATCAAATTTCTGATGAGTTAAATTTCCCTAACCCTTCTTTTTTCTGCAAGTTTTTCAAACGGATAACAGGGATAACACCACGTGAATATCAGAACCCGGAATAG
- a CDS encoding glycosyltransferase family 4 protein, with product MNKSILCISSSDYEGIRWGRTFPLARALAHNGLEVVLLVSEKRRSLKLWHKRYIDGVTIICYNAIIPYRIRKLPMGLFTLNFMMRALYALFHKYDLVYSDCGETPCSGWPCKINQFIYKSKYLSEYGDLLGRGGYYDSKSYLYKILFGKYFLWAISYFRQTSDYVLVLSEIMRSYVIEEMRIMPEKIILVPGGSLPDKISFKELPDSLNRIIRFGYIGIDDEEFKGILPILLCIKHFYPSNFKILLFGKKVSDSIIDKYGLRNIIIECGWIDVIKGQNEISEVDVFLLMRKNLLIGAMGWPNKLGDYLSYGRPVMIDPYGDLISFVELHEKGFIKVNRDDEQDICEKLKSILNKNYKLSEMGKYNRSIAENEISWDARVKVLINKISN from the coding sequence ATGAATAAAAGTATTTTATGTATAAGCTCTTCTGATTATGAAGGTATACGTTGGGGAAGAACTTTCCCATTAGCACGAGCTTTAGCACATAATGGATTGGAGGTTGTTTTATTGGTTTCTGAAAAAAGGAGAAGTCTGAAATTATGGCATAAAAGATATATTGACGGAGTTACGATTATCTGCTATAATGCTATAATCCCTTATCGTATAAGAAAATTGCCTATGGGACTTTTTACCTTAAATTTTATGATGAGAGCGTTATATGCTTTATTCCATAAATATGATTTGGTGTATTCGGACTGTGGAGAGACTCCTTGTTCAGGTTGGCCATGTAAAATAAACCAGTTTATATATAAATCTAAGTATTTATCAGAATATGGTGATTTGTTAGGGAGGGGTGGATATTATGATTCGAAATCCTATTTGTATAAAATCCTATTTGGAAAATATTTTTTGTGGGCAATATCATATTTTAGACAAACATCTGATTATGTATTGGTATTGTCTGAAATAATGAGAAGTTATGTTATTGAGGAAATGAGAATAATGCCGGAGAAAATTATATTGGTTCCTGGCGGTTCTTTACCAGATAAAATCTCGTTTAAAGAATTGCCTGATTCTTTAAATAGGATAATAAGGTTTGGCTATATAGGAATTGATGATGAGGAATTTAAAGGTATTTTGCCAATACTTTTATGTATAAAGCATTTTTATCCTTCAAATTTTAAGATTTTATTGTTCGGGAAAAAAGTTTCAGATTCAATTATAGATAAATATGGATTGAGAAATATTATAATTGAGTGTGGCTGGATTGATGTTATAAAAGGACAGAATGAAATAAGTGAGGTCGATGTATTCTTATTAATGCGTAAAAACTTACTGATAGGTGCTATGGGTTGGCCTAATAAATTAGGTGATTATTTGAGTTATGGACGACCTGTAATGATTGATCCATATGGGGATTTAATATCATTTGTTGAATTACATGAGAAAGGATTTATTAAAGTAAACCGTGATGATGAACAGGATATTTGTGAAAAGTTAAAATCCATACTAAATAAGAATTATAAATTATCCGAAATGGGAAAATATAATAGGAGCATTGCTGAAAATGAGATTTCATGGGATGCACGCGTTAAAGTCTTGATTAATAAAATAAGTAATTAA
- a CDS encoding mannose-1-phosphate guanylyltransferase, protein MDNHVVIMAGGIGSRFWPMSTPECPKQFIDVMGCGRSLIQLTADRFDGVCPKENMWVVTSEKYINIVREQLPEMPESNILAEPCARNTAPCIAYACWKIKKKHPNANIVVTPSDALVIDTGEFRRVVEKALRFTNDSSAIVTLGIRPTRPETGYGYIAAGDQIMTDKEIFTVDAFKEKPDKETAERYLAEGNYFWNAGIFVWNVRTITSVMRVYAPGIAQIFDRIFPDFYTEKESETIKKLFPTCESISIDYAVMEKAQEIYVLPASFGWSDLGTWGALRGLLPQDKSGNATVGTDIRLYDSKNCIVHASEEKRVVVQGLDGYIIAEKDNTLLICKLEEEQRIKEFSK, encoded by the coding sequence ATGGATAATCATGTCGTAATAATGGCTGGTGGCATTGGCAGCCGTTTTTGGCCGATGAGTACACCGGAATGTCCAAAACAATTTATTGATGTAATGGGATGCGGACGGTCGCTGATTCAGTTGACTGCCGATCGTTTTGACGGTGTTTGCCCGAAGGAAAATATGTGGGTGGTTACTTCCGAGAAATATATAAATATTGTTCGGGAGCAGTTGCCAGAGATGCCGGAGAGTAATATTTTGGCAGAGCCTTGCGCACGTAACACGGCACCCTGCATAGCTTATGCCTGCTGGAAGATCAAAAAAAAACACCCGAATGCGAATATCGTAGTGACTCCTTCGGATGCATTGGTTATCGATACGGGAGAATTTCGTCGGGTAGTAGAGAAGGCACTTCGTTTTACGAATGATAGTAGCGCTATTGTTACCCTAGGTATCAGACCGACCCGTCCGGAAACCGGATATGGGTATATTGCTGCCGGAGATCAGATAATGACGGATAAGGAGATTTTCACAGTAGATGCATTCAAGGAAAAACCGGATAAGGAAACTGCTGAGAGGTACTTGGCAGAAGGAAATTACTTCTGGAATGCCGGAATCTTTGTGTGGAATGTACGTACCATAACCTCGGTGATGCGTGTATATGCTCCGGGTATTGCACAGATTTTCGACCGTATCTTCCCGGATTTCTACACGGAGAAAGAAAGCGAAACGATAAAGAAGCTGTTCCCGACTTGCGAAAGCATTTCTATTGACTACGCGGTGATGGAGAAAGCGCAGGAAATCTATGTACTGCCTGCATCATTCGGTTGGTCAGATTTGGGTACATGGGGTGCTTTGCGTGGACTGTTACCACAGGACAAATCGGGAAATGCTACGGTAGGAACAGATATTCGCCTGTATGACAGTAAAAACTGTATTGTACACGCCAGCGAAGAAAAGCGGGTGGTGGTTCAAGGACTGGACGGATATATCATTGCCGAGAAAGATAATACGTTGTTGATTTGTAAACTGGAAGAAGAACAGAGGATTAAAGAATTCTCAAAATAA
- a CDS encoding GumC family protein has product MIEERKERANQADEEQINIQQIIFRYLIHWPWFIVSVVICMIGAWVYLFTTTPIYNISATVLIKDDEKGGGASMGSELEKMGLDGFMSSSKNVDNEIEVLRSKSLAREVVNQLNLYVTYRDGDAFPAKELYRTSPVLVSLTPQEAEKLPKTMEVGMTLLSTGAMNVQIIVGDKEYNKQFDKLPAVFPTDEGTVAFFENKDTLAVIQPEEESEERHITAFINRPLSVAKGYTSALSIAPTSKTTSVATVSLKNSNTRRGTDFINQLLAMYNINANNDKNEVAQKTAEFINERIGIISKELGSTEQDLENFKRSAGITDLTSEAQIALTGNAEYEKKRVENQTQINLVMDLYRYMKGNEYEVLPSNVGLQDAALAGAIDRYNEMLVERKRLLRTSTENNPTIVNLDTSIRAMRSNVQATLDATIKGLQITKDDLAREANRYSRRISDAPTQERQFVSIARQQEIKAGLYLMLLQKREENAITLAATANNAKIIDEALADDNPVSPKRMIIYLAALIAGVGFPVGIIYLIGLTKLKIEGRADVERLTSLPIVGDIPLTSEKQGSIAVFENKNNLMSETFRSIRTNLQFMLENGKNVILVTSTISGEGKSFVSGNLAISLSLLGKTVVIVGLDIRKPGLNKVFNIPKKEHGITQYLTNTTTNLMDLVQQSDINKNLFILPGGTVPPNPTELLARDALEKAIELLRQNFDYVILDTAPVGMVTDTLLIGRVADLSVYVCRADYTHKAEYTLINELAEGDKLPNICTVINGLDMNKKKYGYYYGYGKYGKYYGYAKRYGYGYGEQYNDKE; this is encoded by the coding sequence ATGATTGAGGAAAGAAAGGAAAGAGCTAACCAAGCGGACGAAGAACAAATTAATATTCAGCAAATTATTTTCCGCTATTTGATTCATTGGCCGTGGTTTATCGTTTCGGTCGTTATCTGTATGATTGGTGCATGGGTTTATTTGTTTACAACTACTCCGATTTATAATATCTCTGCTACTGTATTAATAAAGGATGACGAGAAAGGTGGAGGAGCAAGCATGGGCTCGGAATTAGAGAAAATGGGACTTGATGGTTTCATGTCTTCATCAAAGAATGTGGATAATGAAATAGAGGTATTACGCTCTAAATCATTAGCTCGTGAGGTGGTGAATCAGTTGAATTTGTATGTGACTTACAGAGATGGTGATGCATTTCCTGCAAAGGAGCTATATCGAACTTCTCCTGTACTGGTAAGTTTGACACCGCAGGAAGCAGAGAAACTTCCCAAAACAATGGAGGTGGGAATGACTTTACTATCAACAGGAGCTATGAATGTACAAATTATAGTAGGTGATAAAGAATATAATAAGCAATTTGATAAATTGCCGGCAGTATTTCCTACGGATGAGGGAACTGTGGCTTTTTTTGAAAATAAGGATACGTTAGCGGTTATTCAGCCTGAAGAAGAAAGTGAAGAACGGCATATTACGGCTTTTATAAATAGGCCACTATCTGTGGCTAAAGGATATACTAGTGCTTTGTCAATTGCTCCTACGTCAAAAACGACTTCTGTAGCTACTGTTTCATTGAAAAACTCGAATACTCGGCGTGGTACGGATTTTATTAATCAGTTGCTGGCGATGTACAATATCAATGCCAACAATGATAAAAATGAGGTAGCCCAGAAAACAGCAGAGTTTATTAACGAACGCATTGGGATTATTTCGAAAGAACTGGGTAGTACAGAACAAGATTTGGAGAATTTTAAGCGTAGTGCCGGTATTACTGACTTGACAAGTGAAGCTCAGATAGCATTGACTGGGAATGCTGAATATGAGAAAAAACGTGTAGAGAATCAGACGCAGATTAATTTGGTAATGGACTTATATCGTTATATGAAAGGTAATGAATATGAGGTTTTGCCAAGCAATGTCGGATTGCAGGATGCAGCGTTAGCTGGAGCAATAGATCGATATAATGAGATGTTGGTGGAAAGAAAACGTTTGCTACGCACATCGACGGAAAATAACCCGACTATTGTAAATTTGGATACCAGTATTCGGGCAATGCGAAGCAATGTGCAGGCCACATTGGATGCTACAATAAAAGGCTTGCAGATTACGAAGGATGATTTGGCTCGTGAAGCGAACCGTTACTCCCGTCGTATCAGTGATGCGCCGACTCAGGAGCGTCAGTTCGTCAGTATAGCCCGTCAACAGGAAATCAAAGCCGGACTCTATCTGATGTTACTTCAGAAACGTGAGGAGAATGCAATAACTTTGGCAGCTACTGCAAATAATGCGAAAATTATTGATGAAGCATTAGCGGACGATAATCCGGTTTCTCCTAAAAGGATGATAATCTATTTGGCTGCTTTAATAGCCGGTGTGGGATTTCCTGTCGGTATTATTTATTTGATTGGACTGACAAAATTAAAGATTGAAGGTAGAGCTGATGTGGAAAGGTTGACTTCACTCCCAATTGTTGGTGATATTCCTCTAACTTCTGAAAAACAAGGCTCTATTGCTGTGTTTGAGAATAAGAATAATCTAATGAGTGAAACCTTCCGGAGCATTCGTACTAATCTTCAGTTTATGCTCGAAAATGGTAAGAACGTGATTTTGGTAACTTCGACTATTAGTGGTGAAGGTAAATCCTTTGTATCGGGAAATCTTGCAATCAGTCTTTCTTTGTTAGGAAAAACAGTTGTGATTGTGGGACTTGATATTCGTAAGCCGGGATTAAATAAGGTATTCAATATTCCTAAAAAAGAACATGGAATAACTCAATATCTAACTAATACTACTACAAACTTAATGGATTTGGTGCAGCAGTCTGATATAAATAAGAACTTGTTTATTTTACCTGGCGGAACAGTGCCGCCCAATCCGACTGAATTGCTTGCACGTGATGCTTTGGAAAAAGCGATTGAACTTCTGCGCCAAAATTTTGATTATGTAATATTGGATACTGCTCCTGTCGGTATGGTAACAGATACATTGCTGATAGGACGTGTGGCTGATTTGTCTGTTTATGTATGTCGTGCGGACTACACCCATAAAGCTGAATATACACTAATTAATGAGTTGGCTGAAGGAGATAAACTACCTAATATTTGTACAGTCATCAATGGACTGGATATGAATAAGAAAAAATATGGCTACTATTATGGGTACGGTAAGTATGGTAAATATTATGGCTATGCCAAACGTTACGGTTATGGATATGGAGAACAATATAATGATAAAGAATAA